One genomic segment of Armatimonadota bacterium includes these proteins:
- the pcrA gene encoding DNA helicase PcrA — protein MNDRQREAVEHGEGPLLIFAGAGSGKTRVLTHRLAHLIRCRDVRPDRILAVTFTNKAAGEMRERIARLIGRVGREMWVGTFHSVCGRILRDHIDQLDRSANFVIFDEADQATLMKEVLKALAINVEIMPPGRVLNAISRGKNELIGAREYERTATSVYQRTVARAYTLYQQRLAENNALDFDDLIMFTVRLFERHPEVLADYQGKFQHVLVDEYQDINYAQFRLVSMLAARHRNLTVVGDDDQSIYRWRGADMRIILEFERDYPDAKVVKLEQNYRSTQNILDGAYHVISRNQARKEKRLWTSKSAGHTIAVHQAADEHQEAVFVANTIQELVDAERRRYADFAILYRINALSRVLEQVFTSVGIPYRIIGGLRFYERKEIKDLLSYLRVVVNPFDAISLRRIINLPPRGIGDVTLRQLEDVARERGVSLLQVALDAHDLDLPKRSAQSVTAFARLMVELMGRAASASLTDLAAEIIKRTGYVEWLKEEGTIKARARVENVEELLNATREYEAQDEHAGAAGFLEQVALLTQQDELQGELDAVPMMTLHTAKGLEFPVVFMVGMEQGLFPLSRALASDDANELEEERRLCYVGMTRAQERLYLTLANYRFMHGAGRATAPSQFLNDLPEHLVARGLPSRPRAVTWAQADGAAAQAARRIVAAHAGADAPFKPGDRVRHGEFGEGMVVSLDPKGDGHRVTVAFPKRGVKKLDLRYAPLQKLG, from the coding sequence TTGAATGACCGGCAGCGCGAGGCGGTGGAGCACGGCGAGGGGCCGCTGCTTATCTTCGCCGGCGCCGGCAGCGGGAAGACGCGCGTCCTCACCCACCGCCTGGCCCACCTCATCCGCTGCCGTGACGTGCGGCCCGATCGCATCCTCGCCGTCACCTTCACCAACAAGGCCGCGGGGGAGATGCGCGAGCGCATTGCGCGCCTCATCGGGCGCGTCGGTCGGGAGATGTGGGTCGGCACCTTCCACAGCGTCTGCGGGCGCATCCTGCGCGACCACATAGACCAACTCGACCGCAGCGCCAATTTCGTCATTTTCGATGAAGCCGATCAGGCGACGCTGATGAAGGAGGTGCTCAAGGCGCTCGCGATCAACGTCGAGATCATGCCGCCGGGGCGCGTGCTCAACGCCATCAGCCGCGGCAAGAACGAGCTCATCGGCGCCCGCGAGTACGAGCGCACCGCCACCTCCGTTTACCAGCGCACCGTCGCCCGCGCCTACACCCTTTACCAGCAGCGGCTGGCGGAGAACAACGCCCTCGATTTCGACGACCTCATCATGTTCACGGTACGCCTGTTCGAGCGACACCCCGAGGTGCTCGCGGACTATCAGGGCAAGTTTCAGCATGTGCTGGTGGACGAATACCAGGACATCAACTACGCCCAGTTCCGCCTGGTGAGCATGCTCGCCGCGAGGCACCGCAATCTCACCGTGGTCGGGGATGACGACCAGTCCATCTACCGCTGGCGCGGCGCCGACATGCGGATCATCCTCGAGTTCGAGCGCGACTACCCCGACGCCAAGGTGGTCAAGCTGGAGCAGAACTACCGCTCGACCCAGAACATCCTCGATGGCGCCTACCACGTCATCTCGCGCAACCAGGCGCGCAAGGAGAAGCGCCTGTGGACGAGCAAGTCCGCCGGCCACACCATCGCCGTCCACCAGGCGGCCGACGAGCACCAGGAGGCCGTCTTCGTCGCCAACACCATCCAGGAGCTGGTGGACGCCGAGCGCCGCCGTTACGCCGACTTCGCCATCCTCTACCGCATCAACGCCCTGTCGCGCGTGCTGGAGCAGGTCTTCACCAGCGTCGGCATTCCCTACCGCATCATCGGCGGCCTGCGCTTCTACGAGCGCAAGGAGATCAAGGATCTCCTGTCCTACCTGCGCGTCGTGGTCAACCCGTTCGACGCCATCAGCCTGCGGCGCATCATCAACCTGCCGCCGCGGGGGATTGGCGATGTCACGCTCCGCCAGCTTGAGGACGTCGCCCGCGAGCGCGGTGTGAGCCTGCTGCAGGTGGCGCTCGACGCCCACGACCTCGACCTGCCGAAGCGCTCCGCGCAGTCGGTCACCGCCTTCGCGCGGTTGATGGTGGAGCTGATGGGTCGCGCCGCCTCCGCGTCGCTGACCGACCTCGCCGCCGAGATCATCAAGCGCACGGGCTACGTGGAGTGGTTGAAGGAGGAGGGCACGATCAAGGCCCGCGCGCGGGTCGAGAACGTCGAGGAGCTGCTCAACGCGACCCGCGAGTACGAGGCGCAGGATGAGCACGCCGGCGCCGCCGGGTTCCTGGAGCAGGTGGCGCTGCTCACCCAGCAGGACGAACTGCAGGGCGAGCTGGACGCGGTGCCCATGATGACCCTGCACACCGCCAAGGGCCTGGAGTTCCCGGTGGTGTTCATGGTGGGCATGGAGCAGGGCCTGTTTCCGCTGTCGCGCGCCCTCGCCAGCGATGATGCCAACGAGCTGGAGGAGGAGCGCCGCCTGTGCTACGTGGGCATGACGCGCGCGCAGGAGCGGTTGTATCTGACGCTGGCGAATTACCGCTTCATGCACGGCGCGGGGCGGGCGACGGCGCCCTCGCAGTTCCTCAACGACCTGCCGGAGCACCTGGTCGCCCGCGGCCTCCCGTCGCGCCCGCGGGCGGTCACCTGGGCGCAGGCGGACGGCGCCGCCGCCCAAGCGGCGCGCCGCATCGTCGCCGCGCATGCCGGCGCGGACGCGCCCTTCAAACCGGGCGACCGCGTGCGCCATGGGGAGTTCGGCGAGGGCATGGTCGTCAGCCTCGACCCCAAGGGCGACGGCCACCGGGTGACGGTAGCCTTCCCCAAGCGCGGGGTCAAGAAGCTCGACCTGCGTTATGCGCCGCTGCAGAAGCTGGGGTGA
- a CDS encoding Gfo/Idh/MocA family oxidoreductase produces the protein MEKLRIGLIGSGPMGAGLARTCMELDRAEVVAVSDVNRETAQALGRQLGVEAYGDNGRKLLRRQDIAAVIIASPPLAHRRAVERAARAGKDIFCEKPIATNVSDCDAMIAAVERAGVKLQVGQVLRYLPLQATAIELVRSGKYGEPIAVSITRVGGGYGKPADDWRNSHRKSGGLLMEINTHELDLMRQFCGDAVSVCARAHRYLDERMRSPDQIFMVVEFTGGAMGHLHSSAASAMTEVTCKVLCRGGTVFYQRGPGQPGTVWHAAFGQEPVAIPESEIEVENGLRRELREWVEAVLDDQPVTIPGIDGRKAVELAEAAYHSARKGKPVRLPLKRSTGIMSREWEN, from the coding sequence GTGGAGAAGCTAAGAATCGGGCTGATCGGTTCGGGGCCGATGGGGGCGGGGTTGGCGCGCACCTGCATGGAGCTGGACCGCGCGGAGGTGGTGGCGGTATCAGACGTCAACCGTGAGACCGCCCAGGCGCTGGGCCGGCAGCTTGGGGTCGAGGCGTACGGCGACAACGGGCGCAAGCTGCTGCGGCGCCAGGACATCGCAGCCGTTATCATCGCCAGCCCGCCGTTGGCGCACCGCAGGGCGGTCGAACGCGCCGCCCGCGCGGGCAAGGACATCTTCTGCGAGAAGCCGATAGCGACCAACGTCTCCGACTGCGACGCGATGATCGCCGCGGTCGAGCGCGCGGGGGTGAAGCTACAGGTGGGGCAGGTGCTGCGCTACCTGCCGCTGCAGGCCACGGCGATCGAGCTCGTGCGCTCGGGCAAGTACGGCGAACCGATCGCGGTCAGCATCACCCGCGTCGGCGGCGGTTATGGCAAACCGGCGGACGATTGGCGCAACAGCCACCGCAAGTCCGGCGGGCTGCTGATGGAGATCAACACCCACGAGCTCGACCTCATGCGCCAGTTCTGCGGCGACGCGGTCAGCGTCTGCGCCCGCGCCCACCGCTATCTGGACGAGCGCATGCGCAGCCCGGACCAGATCTTCATGGTGGTGGAGTTCACGGGCGGCGCCATGGGGCACCTGCATTCCAGCGCCGCCTCCGCCATGACCGAAGTGACCTGCAAGGTGTTGTGCCGCGGCGGGACCGTGTTCTACCAGCGCGGGCCGGGCCAGCCCGGTACGGTGTGGCATGCGGCGTTCGGCCAGGAGCCGGTCGCCATCCCGGAAAGCGAGATCGAGGTCGAAAATGGGCTGAGGCGCGAGCTGCGCGAGTGGGTGGAGGCGGTGCTGGATGACCAGCCCGTGACCATCCCGGGCATTGACGGCCGCAAGGCGGTGGAGCTGGCCGAGGCCGCCTATCATTCCGCCCGCAAGGGCAAGCCGGTGCGGCTGCCGCTGAAGCGCTCCACCGGCATCATGTCCCGCGAGTGGGAGAATTAG
- the queC gene encoding 7-cyano-7-deazaguanine synthase QueC, with the protein MARPRSIVLLSAGLDSAVNLQRAHDETHVVRALTFDYGQLAAAPEIAAAHAMCKRLRVRSLVVRLPWLKRISKSALTADEDALPQPRQGGLDSAAAQETARAVWVPNRNGVFIAIAAGFAEALDCDLIVAGFNAEEAATFPDNSSQFVRAANRCLRLSTLRHPQVLSYTQHLDKVAIVRLGREIGAPLDLVWSCYRGGGEHCWRCESCLRLKRALAAADAWSWFRRCWVGRD; encoded by the coding sequence ATGGCGCGCCCGCGCAGCATAGTCCTGCTGTCCGCCGGCCTCGATTCCGCCGTCAACCTCCAGCGCGCGCACGACGAAACCCACGTCGTCCGCGCCCTCACCTTCGATTACGGCCAACTGGCGGCGGCGCCAGAGATCGCGGCCGCGCACGCGATGTGCAAGCGCCTGCGGGTGCGCAGCCTGGTCGTGCGTCTGCCGTGGCTGAAGCGGATCAGCAAGTCCGCGCTCACCGCTGACGAAGATGCGCTTCCCCAGCCGCGCCAAGGTGGCCTCGATTCCGCGGCGGCCCAGGAAACGGCGCGCGCGGTGTGGGTGCCCAACCGCAACGGCGTCTTCATCGCCATCGCCGCCGGCTTCGCCGAGGCGTTGGACTGCGACCTCATCGTCGCCGGCTTCAACGCCGAGGAGGCGGCGACATTCCCGGATAACAGCTCCCAGTTCGTCCGTGCCGCCAACCGCTGCCTGCGCCTCTCAACCTTGCGCCATCCGCAGGTGCTGAGCTACACGCAGCATCTGGACAAGGTCGCCATCGTGCGCCTTGGCCGCGAGATCGGCGCGCCCCTCGACCTGGTGTGGAGCTGCTACCGCGGCGGCGGGGAGCACTGCTGGCGGTGCGAATCCTGTCTGCGCCTCAAGCGCGCGCTCGCGGCTGCCGATGCGTGGTCGTGGTTCCGGCGCTGCTGGGTAGGTCGGGATTAG